The following are encoded together in the Parabacteroides chongii genome:
- a CDS encoding O-antigen ligase family protein: MTTGRLDFIAYALLPCILLMHLTKAIPFLPSLPNAIYYGGFISVFVWLVLRGGLAISYRYFLFLLAALISIWVNDIPAFFNVWFRFVAFLSLILAVGPLVVSPYLAEWRRLAFTYALVLIRWIVLLSFLGWLFRLNFVQGYSGFKGIANQSMLLAPLSGISLIYSLYRFYFQFSPVNRCKEIAMAVLSVIILLLAGSRSALASSLLASAFFYTRVYRHQVTKLWRILFTVLCLAVLTSAIWWPYTERLREKMTSSKKSGSLTGSRDNLWDDRMREFKAFPVFGVGFATMNMEYIETDKKVNKETGTVEPGSGWLFLLSSMGIVGFLSFFVPYIHTLYLLFKRESIGLNEYFLGTLLFMFFFHLYFEGYLISAGSYLCFFLWLLLSECERITNKNKLI; this comes from the coding sequence ATGACGACAGGTCGTTTAGATTTTATAGCGTATGCTCTGTTACCCTGCATCCTTCTGATGCATTTGACGAAGGCTATTCCTTTTTTACCTTCCTTACCCAATGCCATTTATTACGGAGGTTTTATCAGTGTCTTTGTATGGCTTGTGTTACGTGGAGGTCTGGCTATATCATACAGATACTTCCTTTTTCTATTGGCTGCTCTTATTTCAATTTGGGTTAATGATATTCCGGCTTTCTTTAACGTTTGGTTTCGTTTCGTTGCTTTTTTATCTTTAATTCTGGCTGTGGGGCCTTTGGTGGTTAGTCCTTATCTGGCGGAATGGAGACGTTTAGCCTTCACATATGCATTAGTGCTGATCAGGTGGATTGTCTTGCTGTCATTTTTAGGCTGGTTATTCCGTTTGAATTTTGTACAGGGATATAGTGGTTTTAAAGGAATAGCCAATCAATCGATGTTGCTGGCTCCATTAAGTGGTATTTCTCTAATTTATAGTTTATACCGATTTTATTTCCAGTTCAGTCCTGTAAACCGGTGTAAAGAGATTGCGATGGCAGTCCTATCGGTTATAATCTTATTATTGGCGGGTTCTCGTTCAGCATTGGCTAGTAGTCTGTTAGCTTCCGCTTTTTTTTATACCCGGGTTTATCGTCATCAGGTAACAAAATTGTGGAGGATTCTTTTTACTGTTTTGTGCCTGGCAGTTTTGACTTCTGCTATTTGGTGGCCTTATACGGAACGGTTACGTGAAAAGATGACAAGTAGTAAAAAATCAGGAAGTTTAACCGGTTCGCGGGATAATTTATGGGATGACCGCATGAGAGAGTTTAAGGCTTTTCCTGTTTTTGGCGTTGGGTTTGCAACGATGAATATGGAGTATATAGAGACCGACAAAAAAGTAAACAAGGAAACGGGTACGGTAGAACCGGGAAGCGGATGGCTTTTCCTGTTGTCTTCGATGGGAATTGTTGGTTTCTTGTCATTTTTTGTTCCATATATACATACTTTATATCTCTTGTTTAAAAGAGAATCGATAGGACTGAATGAGTATTTTTTGGGGACATTACTGTTTATGTTTTTTTTCCATCTTTATTTTGAAGGATACCTGATCTCGGCAGGTTCCTATCTTTGCTTTTTTTTATGGCTGTTATTGTCCGAATGTGAGAGGATTACAAATAAAAATAAATTAATATGA
- a CDS encoding ATP-binding cassette domain-containing protein — MIPLIPLEVKRLYKLLPQTYRRRLWGVSISVFIMAVLDLLGTGILLPVLLLVLNEKMVLENHYMSLLYHWMGFGSIHSFIFFICIFVLLFSLVRVCLSTWLQYKQNQRLFSISSYLSIRLYRYYYSKGYLYIKQNNSHKLINQVNGIANNLIQGYFVPFSQLTCEILVMCSILIGLISFNVYVFLLVILTFVPITLTYYRYSRSRIKEYGRKLYLLIPQKGKLLQQTFVGFTDLEMSNTFPQSLERFSDLLKEQNRLSVRNLLLNNSLQKVLEIAIVSSVVVLIVATQLFEFPALGLIVGVFAIAVYRVLPGIVKSTGCIFQMRGNLFAFDIISDLESEPQAEEGGEQSPIEFKESITIRNLSFSYSKEKQIFNDYSLNIQKGDFVGFRGESGCGKSTLFHLILGFLKPDSGGIYIDGIELSVDKLSAWRSKIGYVSQQLFMVEGSLLDNIIMGSEECNNMERVKQVLHLASLDSFVATLPEGVFTSVGEGGSLLSGGQRQRLGIARALYKRAEILMFDEATSSLDEATEHLINDSIVRLSEECPGLTLLVISHRPESLAVCRRIVDICNLQQHEK; from the coding sequence ATGATACCATTGATACCTTTAGAAGTAAAGCGTTTGTACAAATTATTACCACAGACCTACAGGCGACGTTTATGGGGAGTCAGTATTTCTGTTTTTATCATGGCTGTACTGGATTTATTGGGTACCGGAATTTTACTGCCGGTCTTATTACTGGTCCTGAATGAAAAAATGGTGTTGGAGAATCATTATATGTCTTTACTTTATCATTGGATGGGATTTGGCAGTATTCATTCTTTTATCTTCTTTATTTGTATCTTCGTTTTGCTATTTTCACTCGTTCGCGTATGCTTGTCGACTTGGTTACAATACAAACAAAATCAGCGATTATTTTCCATATCATCCTATCTTTCTATCCGGTTGTACCGCTATTATTATTCAAAAGGATATTTGTATATCAAACAGAATAATAGTCACAAATTGATTAACCAGGTAAATGGTATTGCAAATAATTTAATTCAGGGTTATTTTGTCCCTTTTTCACAATTGACTTGTGAGATACTTGTTATGTGTTCTATTTTGATCGGACTGATCTCTTTCAATGTATATGTTTTTCTGCTGGTAATATTGACTTTTGTTCCGATAACATTGACTTATTACCGTTATTCCCGTTCACGGATAAAAGAATATGGTAGAAAACTTTACTTATTGATTCCTCAAAAAGGGAAGTTATTGCAACAAACATTTGTCGGATTTACAGATTTGGAAATGAGCAATACTTTCCCACAAAGCTTGGAACGTTTCTCCGATTTACTGAAGGAGCAAAACAGGCTGTCTGTTCGTAATTTGTTATTGAATAATTCTTTACAAAAGGTACTGGAGATTGCCATTGTCAGTTCGGTAGTCGTTTTAATCGTGGCTACACAATTGTTTGAATTTCCTGCATTAGGTCTGATTGTAGGTGTATTTGCCATTGCCGTTTATCGGGTGCTTCCCGGTATTGTGAAAAGTACCGGATGTATTTTCCAGATGAGGGGTAATCTGTTTGCATTCGATATCATCTCCGATCTCGAATCAGAACCACAAGCGGAGGAGGGGGGCGAACAGTCTCCGATCGAGTTTAAAGAGTCGATAACTATTCGTAATCTTAGTTTTTCGTATAGTAAGGAAAAGCAGATATTTAACGACTACTCTCTGAATATTCAAAAAGGAGATTTTGTCGGTTTCCGGGGAGAATCGGGTTGTGGTAAATCCACTTTATTTCATCTGATATTGGGCTTTTTGAAACCTGACTCCGGGGGAATTTATATCGATGGAATTGAGTTGTCAGTGGATAAATTGTCAGCATGGCGTAGTAAAATAGGATATGTGTCGCAGCAATTATTTATGGTGGAAGGCTCATTACTCGATAATATCATCATGGGTTCTGAAGAATGCAATAACATGGAAAGGGTAAAACAGGTATTACACCTTGCTTCGCTGGATAGTTTTGTAGCAACTCTTCCGGAAGGTGTTTTTACGTCGGTAGGCGAGGGAGGAAGCTTGTTGTCCGGAGGACAACGCCAGCGCTTAGGAATAGCCCGTGCGTTGTATAAAAGAGCTGAGATATTGATGTTCGATGAAGCAACCTCTTCATTGGATGAAGCGACTGAACACCTTATCAATGATTCGATTGTCCGGTTATCGGAAGAATGTCCCGGGCTTACACTCCTGGTTATTTCTCATCGTCCGGAATCGTTGGCTGTATGTCGTAGGATAGTGGATATTTGTAATCTGCAACAACATGAAAAATAA
- a CDS encoding glycosyltransferase family 25 protein, protein MDRLKTYVINLPKDQDRRESILKETAQFPWLDIEMIEAVYGKELSDEEKNTLFDGKKCAQYYGRVVLPGEIGCTLSHQLCYKHLLETDFDYALILEDDVHFVNDKITEQFLKSVNDLMNNPIPRVLLLHASFEYIGEKKQFCENYSVCCIYNALSTMGYLINKNAARLLLREEIPYWVADDWFLFKSWGINIYSLYPSVVVQQSDKLKSSIMEEQRESKKRIFPHSWIECRLAYNKISYLIQKRIGIIKSMHR, encoded by the coding sequence ATGGATCGTTTAAAGACTTATGTGATCAATTTGCCAAAAGATCAGGACCGTAGGGAAAGTATATTGAAAGAAACGGCGCAGTTTCCCTGGTTGGATATTGAAATGATCGAGGCTGTTTATGGGAAAGAACTATCGGATGAAGAAAAAAATACTTTGTTTGATGGTAAGAAATGTGCCCAATACTACGGACGTGTAGTGTTACCGGGGGAAATAGGTTGTACATTGAGTCATCAATTATGCTATAAGCATTTATTGGAAACGGACTTCGACTACGCTCTCATATTGGAGGATGATGTACATTTTGTCAACGACAAAATAACGGAACAATTTCTGAAGTCCGTGAATGATTTAATGAACAATCCTATCCCTCGGGTTTTACTATTACATGCTTCTTTTGAATATATCGGTGAAAAGAAACAGTTTTGTGAGAATTATAGTGTTTGTTGCATTTATAATGCTCTCTCTACTATGGGATATCTGATCAATAAGAATGCAGCTCGTCTATTGTTACGTGAGGAAATTCCTTATTGGGTTGCAGATGATTGGTTTCTTTTCAAAAGTTGGGGGATTAATATCTATTCTTTATATCCATCTGTAGTCGTACAGCAAAGTGATAAATTGAAATCATCTATTATGGAAGAACAGCGTGAGAGTAAGAAAAGGATTTTTCCTCATTCCTGGATTGAATGTCGTTTGGCTTATAACAAAATAAGTTATCTGATTCAAAAAAGAATTGGCATAATTAAAAGTATGCATCGTTGA
- a CDS encoding glucosaminidase domain-containing protein, giving the protein MHKKEFIQKFLPAAQAAGEHYKLNPVVILAQAAIESGWGESALCKINHNFFGLTGYGQPSLYWKGAKTPKIEDGGISHLQFRIYESDEQSFFDFARLIRTVYSTAASISYHPEAYAKEIAYSRYISEVNGDNRETYRQLLISISQYIQNTIQHEIS; this is encoded by the coding sequence ATGCATAAAAAAGAGTTTATCCAAAAGTTCCTTCCGGCTGCCCAGGCAGCCGGGGAACATTACAAACTGAATCCGGTCGTTATCCTCGCCCAAGCTGCTATTGAAAGCGGTTGGGGAGAAAGTGCTCTTTGTAAAATCAATCATAATTTTTTCGGACTTACCGGATACGGTCAACCGTCACTTTACTGGAAAGGTGCTAAAACACCTAAGATTGAAGATGGCGGAATCTCTCACCTGCAGTTTCGTATCTATGAATCGGATGAACAGAGTTTCTTCGATTTTGCCCGGTTGATCCGTACCGTTTATTCAACAGCCGCTTCTATCAGCTATCATCCGGAGGCTTATGCCAAAGAGATCGCTTACAGCCGCTACATCAGCGAAGTAAACGGCGACAACCGCGAAACTTATCGGCAATTGCTCATATCAATCAGTCAATACATACAAAATACTATCCAACATGAAATATCTTGA
- a CDS encoding HU family DNA-binding protein: protein MSLSFHLVKRPDMSKDAAKGAQLYYGQVRALKKVSFQKLCEMIAMRSTAFIGDVMLVVEGLLSVMQERLEEGDIIQMGRLGNFRMVAGSKGTATEEEFNTSLFKNARIVYVPGTMLSDIRKNATYEEIKPLSSEKSSSTPDDDRPVIE from the coding sequence ATGTCTTTAAGTTTCCATCTAGTCAAACGTCCCGATATGAGTAAAGATGCTGCCAAAGGCGCTCAGCTCTATTACGGACAAGTCAGGGCTTTGAAAAAAGTCAGTTTCCAAAAACTCTGTGAGATGATCGCCATGCGAAGCACTGCTTTTATCGGTGATGTCATGTTAGTTGTCGAAGGTCTTCTCTCCGTTATGCAGGAGCGACTCGAAGAGGGCGATATCATCCAGATGGGTCGCCTGGGTAACTTCCGCATGGTAGCCGGTAGTAAAGGGACTGCCACAGAGGAAGAGTTCAACACCTCTCTTTTCAAAAACGCACGTATCGTATATGTTCCGGGTACTATGTTAAGCGACATTCGCAAGAATGCTACGTACGAAGAAATCAAACCGTTATCCTCTGAAAAATCGTCTTCCACACCCGATGACGACAGACCGGTTATCGAATAG
- a CDS encoding DUF4248 domain-containing protein yields MSRNNYPEDEKIPVKSYGFTELGLLYNPDLQPASAAQSLKRWINHNTQLAAALIETGWCKGQRKFTPLQTGLIFRFLGEP; encoded by the coding sequence ATGAGCAGAAATAATTATCCGGAAGACGAAAAGATACCGGTAAAGAGTTATGGCTTTACAGAATTAGGATTGTTATATAATCCGGATTTGCAGCCGGCATCGGCAGCCCAGTCATTAAAACGTTGGATCAACCATAATACACAGTTGGCAGCTGCTCTCATAGAAACCGGCTGGTGTAAAGGTCAACGTAAGTTTACTCCGCTACAGACCGGACTGATCTTTCGCTTCTTGGGAGAACCCTGA
- a CDS encoding ATP-binding protein, which produces MDANIRKLPIGIQSFEDIRNKGFVYVDKTTLVYKLVKTGKPYFLSRPRRFGKSLLLSTLEAYFQGKKHLFEGLAIEQLEQEWETYPVLHLDLNAEKYDSVEALNAILSSHLTRWEELYGKGTDEQTLSTRFAGIIRRAALQTGKQVVVLVDEYDKPLLQVLGNEVLMKEYRNTLKAFYGVLKSSDAHLRFIFLTGVTKFAHVSVFSDLNQLADISMYPDYAAICGITQDELQANFIPELEALCVEKNLTMEDTVRLMTLKYDGYHFREKTPGVFNPFSVLNCLRTLRFDNYWFQTGTPTFLVELLKKTDYDLRLILDSMEMRASAFSEYRVEANNPIPLLYQSGYLTIKGYDEEFGLYTLAFPNEEVKYGFIDFITPFYTAITEDESGFYIGKFVRELRAGNVDDFMKRLEVFFADFPYELNDKTERHYQVVFYIVFKLMGQFCEAEVRSARGRADAVVKTKDYIFVFEFKLNGSMEEALKQIDDKGYLIPYQADGRRLIKVAASFSPQLRNLAEWVVIEN; this is translated from the coding sequence ATGGATGCAAATATCAGAAAACTTCCAATCGGAATACAGAGTTTTGAAGATATACGTAACAAGGGGTTTGTATATGTAGATAAAACCACCTTGGTATATAAACTGGTCAAAACTGGTAAGCCCTATTTCCTGAGCCGTCCCAGACGTTTCGGCAAAAGCCTGCTGTTATCTACGCTGGAAGCCTATTTTCAGGGTAAGAAGCATTTGTTCGAGGGATTGGCTATCGAACAGTTGGAGCAGGAGTGGGAGACGTATCCGGTGTTGCATTTGGATCTGAATGCAGAGAAATACGATTCAGTCGAAGCCTTGAATGCTATTTTAAGTTCTCATCTTACACGTTGGGAAGAATTATATGGGAAAGGAACGGATGAGCAAACATTATCCACCCGTTTTGCCGGTATTATTCGCCGTGCAGCCTTGCAGACCGGGAAACAGGTGGTTGTACTGGTTGACGAATATGATAAGCCGTTATTACAAGTACTGGGCAATGAAGTGTTGATGAAAGAATATCGTAATACATTAAAAGCCTTCTACGGAGTACTGAAAAGTTCAGATGCCCACCTGCGTTTTATATTTCTGACCGGTGTAACCAAATTTGCCCATGTCAGTGTCTTCAGCGATTTGAATCAATTGGCCGATATCAGCATGTATCCCGATTATGCAGCCATTTGCGGGATCACCCAGGATGAATTGCAGGCGAATTTCATACCGGAACTGGAAGCTCTTTGTGTGGAAAAGAACCTGACAATGGAAGACACCGTTCGTCTGATGACACTCAAATACGACGGTTATCATTTCAGGGAGAAAACCCCTGGAGTTTTTAATCCGTTCAGTGTACTGAACTGCCTGCGTACGCTTCGTTTTGACAATTATTGGTTTCAGACAGGTACTCCGACCTTTTTGGTAGAATTACTGAAAAAGACAGATTACGATCTGCGTCTGATTTTGGACAGTATGGAGATGCGCGCCTCTGCCTTTTCCGAATATCGTGTGGAAGCCAACAATCCGATCCCATTACTCTATCAGAGTGGTTATCTGACCATAAAAGGTTATGATGAAGAGTTCGGTTTATACACGTTAGCCTTTCCCAATGAAGAAGTGAAATATGGTTTTATCGATTTTATCACTCCTTTTTATACAGCCATTACGGAAGACGAAAGTGGCTTTTACATTGGCAAGTTTGTTCGCGAGCTACGTGCCGGAAATGTAGACGATTTTATGAAGCGGCTAGAAGTTTTTTTTGCCGACTTTCCTTATGAATTGAACGACAAGACAGAGCGTCATTATCAAGTTGTTTTTTATATCGTATTTAAGCTGATGGGGCAGTTCTGTGAGGCGGAAGTTCGCAGTGCCAGGGGACGTGCCGACGCTGTAGTGAAAACAAAAGATTATATATTCGTATTTGAATTTAAACTGAACGGCAGTATGGAAGAAGCCCTGAAACAAATAGATGATAAAGGTTACCTGATCCCCTATCAAGCAGACGGTCGTCGTTTGATAAAAGTCGCCGCCTCTTTCAGCCCCCAATTGCGGAATCTGGCAGAATGGGTTGTCATTGAAAATTGA
- a CDS encoding acyltransferase: protein MNLFNIKQIIRKVFRIIQSLLYWFTQVKVIKYLWYSRKIWIYRKAHIKLHRTSQLLIKKKNSLRLGGPWEPIGNNFYPAFFDTHFVAYKNTYVEISGKVRVQTGCLFRIQENARLILGENILFNSFGMIYCYEMIKVGDDVVIGPYVKIRDSDSHHFEYPGYEKKTTAPIIIENHVWIGLNVTILKGVTIGEGAVIAAGSVVTKNIPPHCLAGGNPATVLRENVVWR from the coding sequence ATGAATCTGTTTAATATTAAACAGATTATCCGAAAAGTCTTTCGGATAATCCAATCATTATTGTATTGGTTTACTCAGGTAAAAGTAATCAAATATCTATGGTATAGTCGTAAAATTTGGATATATAGAAAAGCCCATATTAAACTTCATAGGACTTCTCAGTTGTTGATTAAAAAGAAAAATAGTCTACGTTTGGGAGGTCCCTGGGAACCTATAGGAAATAATTTTTATCCGGCTTTTTTCGATACCCATTTTGTTGCTTATAAAAACACCTATGTAGAAATAAGCGGTAAGGTTCGTGTACAAACGGGATGTCTTTTTCGTATTCAGGAAAATGCCAGGTTGATATTAGGTGAAAATATATTGTTTAATAGTTTTGGGATGATATATTGTTATGAAATGATTAAAGTCGGTGATGATGTTGTAATAGGTCCATATGTCAAGATTAGGGATTCCGATAGCCATCATTTTGAATATCCTGGTTATGAGAAAAAGACAACGGCCCCGATCATCATAGAAAATCACGTTTGGATAGGACTGAATGTTACCATCCTTAAAGGTGTAACCATTGGTGAAGGAGCTGTTATAGCAGCCGGTTCAGTAGTTACAAAAAACATTCCTCCTCATTGTTTAGCCGGTGGAAATCCTGCAACAGTTCTTCGCGAAAATGTTGTTTGGAGATGA
- a CDS encoding MBOAT family O-acyltransferase → MLFNSFEFALFLPAVFLLYWFVFDRSIKLRNLFIVGVSYLFYGWWDVRFLLLITLTTIISFISGILISRYPTKAYWASAFSILFNIGLLAYFKYCNFFIESLVESFRMLGIELSIRPLQIILPVGISFYTFQALSYTIDVYKKKIEPTCDIVAYFAYVSFFPQLVAGPIERATHLLPQFFNQTVFSYPVAVDGVRQILWGLFKKVVVADNCARWVDTVYNSYSEQSSLTLIVTAMLFSIQIYCDFSGYSDMAIGTARLLGFNLMRNFNMPYFSRDIAEFWRRWHISLTTMFRDYVYIPLGGSRCSRWLNVRNTFIVFLLSGLWHGANYTFVFWGIFNAILFLPLLLLKKNHRYTGIPAEGKILPSAGEFTSISITFILVTIGWIFFRSDSLGQAFNYLSIIFHFESFDLIQKREVLYLFILVLTLLLGEWLQRDKEHALQIDNLPLWQRYCIYYFLIFMCFWFSIPEDIPFIYFQF, encoded by the coding sequence ATGTTGTTCAATTCATTTGAGTTTGCCTTATTTCTTCCGGCAGTTTTTTTATTGTATTGGTTCGTATTTGACCGAAGTATAAAACTGCGGAATTTATTTATAGTAGGAGTTAGTTATTTGTTTTATGGTTGGTGGGATGTACGTTTCCTATTATTAATTACTCTGACAACTATCATCAGTTTTATTTCGGGTATATTGATTTCGCGTTATCCGACAAAAGCATATTGGGCGAGCGCTTTCAGTATTTTATTTAATATCGGTTTATTGGCGTATTTTAAATACTGTAATTTTTTTATTGAAAGTTTAGTCGAAAGTTTTCGGATGCTGGGTATAGAGCTTTCTATTCGTCCATTGCAGATCATCTTACCGGTCGGCATTAGTTTTTATACTTTTCAAGCATTGAGTTATACGATTGATGTATATAAGAAAAAAATAGAACCGACTTGTGATATTGTGGCTTACTTTGCTTATGTGAGTTTTTTTCCTCAATTGGTAGCAGGTCCAATTGAGCGTGCGACACATCTATTGCCCCAGTTTTTCAATCAAACTGTTTTTTCTTATCCGGTAGCGGTAGATGGTGTGAGGCAGATACTTTGGGGACTGTTTAAAAAAGTTGTAGTAGCCGATAATTGTGCCCGGTGGGTGGATACTGTATACAATTCTTATTCGGAACAATCCTCTTTGACACTGATTGTCACAGCTATGTTGTTTTCGATTCAGATCTATTGCGATTTTTCAGGTTATTCGGATATGGCCATAGGTACAGCTCGTTTATTGGGGTTTAATTTAATGCGGAATTTTAATATGCCTTATTTTTCAAGAGATATTGCAGAGTTTTGGCGTCGTTGGCATATATCGCTTACTACGATGTTTCGCGATTATGTGTATATTCCGTTAGGAGGGAGTCGTTGTTCGCGATGGCTGAATGTACGTAATACATTTATTGTCTTTTTATTAAGTGGTTTATGGCATGGCGCTAATTATACGTTTGTCTTTTGGGGGATATTCAATGCAATATTATTTCTTCCATTATTACTTTTGAAAAAGAATCACAGGTATACCGGTATACCTGCTGAAGGCAAGATCTTGCCTTCAGCAGGAGAGTTTACATCCATATCGATAACATTTATACTGGTTACAATTGGTTGGATATTTTTCCGTTCCGATAGTTTGGGACAGGCATTTAATTATTTATCGATAATTTTTCATTTTGAATCGTTTGATTTAATACAAAAGAGAGAGGTATTATATCTTTTTATTCTTGTGTTGACATTGCTATTGGGTGAATGGCTTCAACGGGATAAAGAACATGCCCTGCAAATTGATAATTTACCATTGTGGCAAAGATATTGTATCTATTATTTTCTGATTTTTATGTGTTTTTGGTTTTCTATTCCAGAAGATATACCATTTATTTATTTTCAGTTTTAA
- a CDS encoding cytidylyltransferase domain-containing protein, which yields MKYVTVIPARGGSKRLPGKNIFPLGGKPLLAHSILYSRQVLPDTELYVSTDKEEIAHVAREYGAEVIERPAELSGDLCSTDLAMQHAATQLLREGKMFDYMVLLQATNPLRPEGMMEDAIQVIETGQYDSLFTVSPLVRKLGRLIDEKFVPWNFVFGQRSQDMEPLYFENGLLYITSKEQILKGNIRGKSLFSLVVDHPFGSLDIDTQEDFDRVEYYMHKYL from the coding sequence ATGAAGTATGTTACAGTAATCCCTGCTCGCGGGGGATCAAAACGTTTGCCGGGGAAAAATATTTTTCCTTTGGGAGGTAAGCCTTTGTTAGCCCATTCCATTCTTTATTCCCGGCAGGTTCTGCCTGATACGGAACTATATGTATCGACTGATAAGGAGGAAATAGCTCATGTGGCACGTGAATATGGAGCAGAAGTGATTGAACGTCCGGCGGAGTTGTCCGGTGATTTATGCTCGACGGATTTGGCTATGCAACATGCGGCCACTCAACTTCTAAGAGAAGGCAAAATGTTCGATTATATGGTTCTATTACAAGCTACCAATCCGCTTCGTCCGGAGGGTATGATGGAAGATGCCATACAAGTAATTGAAACTGGCCAATATGATAGTTTGTTTACGGTCTCTCCTTTAGTTAGGAAATTAGGCCGTTTAATAGATGAAAAGTTTGTCCCCTGGAATTTTGTTTTCGGTCAGCGTAGCCAGGACATGGAGCCTCTTTATTTTGAAAACGGACTGTTGTATATCACAAGTAAAGAGCAAATATTGAAAGGGAATATCCGAGGTAAATCGTTATTTTCTTTAGTCGTCGATCATCCGTTTGGCTCATTGGATATAGACACACAGGAGGATTTTGACAGGGTGGAATATTATATGCATAAATATTTATAA
- a CDS encoding glycosyltransferase family 52 — protein sequence MKNTFCLLGGSYIKRYYSFLIIGYYFLRNRNIPVFLGGDLAYTNLFLFRFTTIFYLEDGTGSYVFVNQKDKQMVHKKESNWSRWLWGDIYPCWGLAQNVKSIYLTGILPIPEIIAEKVKLIDLNYLWEQKSPEQKRKIWHLFMPEDFDMHLINNYETVLITQPFSEYSDGFFSEADKIEIYHRLLTGYPESKILIKTHPAETTDYSHYFPSACILTCVCPMELLLFSGLHPRRIVTVDSTAAFHFDDSVEKIIAGYGVTPALAKEAKRRGISDEKLDNYITKQSK from the coding sequence ATGAAGAATACGTTCTGTTTGTTGGGCGGATCTTATATAAAACGCTATTATTCTTTTTTGATAATCGGTTATTATTTTCTTAGAAATCGAAATATCCCTGTCTTTTTGGGTGGAGATCTAGCATATACAAATCTATTCCTTTTCCGTTTTACAACGATCTTTTACCTGGAAGACGGAACCGGTTCTTATGTATTCGTTAATCAGAAAGATAAACAGATGGTTCATAAGAAAGAATCTAACTGGTCAAGATGGCTTTGGGGTGATATTTATCCCTGTTGGGGACTGGCTCAGAATGTGAAAAGTATCTATCTGACCGGTATTTTACCCATACCGGAGATAATAGCCGAAAAGGTCAAATTAATTGATCTGAACTATTTATGGGAACAAAAAAGTCCGGAGCAAAAAAGGAAAATATGGCATTTATTCATGCCGGAAGATTTCGATATGCATTTGATTAATAACTACGAAACAGTGCTGATTACTCAGCCGTTCAGCGAATATTCAGATGGTTTTTTCTCCGAGGCAGACAAAATAGAGATTTACCACCGGTTGTTGACCGGCTATCCGGAATCGAAGATATTGATTAAAACTCATCCGGCTGAAACGACCGATTATTCACACTATTTTCCTTCGGCCTGTATATTAACTTGTGTATGTCCGATGGAGTTATTGTTGTTTTCAGGATTGCATCCGCGCAGGATTGTCACTGTTGACTCTACAGCCGCTTTTCATTTCGATGATTCTGTTGAAAAGATAATAGCCGGATACGGTGTGACTCCTGCTTTGGCAAAAGAAGCTAAAAGGCGGGGTATTTCTGATGAAAAACTAGATAATTACATAACAAAACAATCCAAATAA